Part of the Nocardioides perillae genome is shown below.
GAGAAGCCGAGCGTGGGGACGTACTCCCGCACCAGCCCCCGCACCTCCTCGCGGAAGGAGGTCGCGCGCCGGTGCCCCAGCTCGAAGATCGTCGAGCGGATGTCGCGGATGGTGGTGTCGAGGTCGGCGACCGCGTCGGAGAGCCGGTCGCGCACCTCCGGCACGACCGCGCTGCGCCGCACGCCCTGCAGCTGCAGGCCGGTGGCGAAGAGCCGCTGGATGACCACGTCGTGCAGGTCGCGCGCGATCCGCTCGCGGTCGGCGACCAGCATCAGCTCCTGGCGCTCCGCGAGCGCCTGGGCGCGGTCCATCGCCAGCGAGACGTGGTCGACGAAGCCGCGCACCCGCTCGACCTCCTCGTCGTCGGGCGGGCGTCGGTCGGCCGGCCACGCGAGCAGCAGCAGGCCGGCCCGGGTCAACCGCGCCGGCACCGGCAGCAGCAGCACGGGCTGCCCACCGGAGTCGCGGGTCGAGACCGGCGCACCCTGCTGCTCGGCACGCTCGACCTCGACGCGCAGCTCGCGCAGGAGCGCCTCGGCGTCGACCCCGTCGCGACGGTCGCCGACGAGCTCGTGGCCCTCCGCGAGGGGTCGCACGAAGGTGCCGAGGTCGGCACCCGCCGCGTCGCGGGCCACGCGCACGACGTCGGGCAGCACGTCGACCATCCCCGGTCGGGGCTGCAGCAGGTCGGTGGCCCGGGCCGCCGCCTCCAGCCAGACCTGGCGACGCTCGCTGCGCTCGTAGGCGCGGGCGTTGTCGAGCACGTAGCCGGCGGCGTGGGCGAGCGCGGCCACGAGCGTCTCGTCGTCCTCGGTGAAGCCGCCGTCGTGCTTCTCGGTGAGGTAGAGGTTGCCGAAGACCTCGCCGCGGATCTTGACCGGCACGCCGAGGAAGCTGCGCATCGCGGGGTGGCCTACTGGGAAGCCGTGGGCACGCTCGTGGCCGCCGATGTCGGTGAGGCGGAGCGGGCGGGGGTCCTCGGTGATCAGCCCGAGGATCCCGAGGCCCTGCGGCAGCGAGGCGATGGGGGAGGCCTCCCACGCGCTCAGCCCGTGGGTCACGAAGTCGCCGAAGCGGCCCTCCTCGGTCATGACGCCCAGGAAGCCGTAGCGGGCGCCGACGAGCGTGCACGCGCTGTCGACGAGGCGCTGCAGCACCCGGTGGACCTCGAGGTCGGAGGTGATGGCGACGACGGCGTCGAGCAGCGCCCCCGCGGCGTCGGGAGCCGACGGCTGCGGACGTGGCGGGGCACTCACCGGCCCATCGTAGGCGCGGGGGCGCCGAACGCAGACGACCCGCAGACGTGGTCACCCCAGAGGGGGGACCGCACCGGCGGACGTGCGACCGGTTCGTCTGCGGGTCGGGTGGCTGCGGTGGATTCGCCAGCAGCCCTGTCGGCTATCAGCCGGCTGCTAGCGCGCAGCCACCTCACGCGTCCTGAGTGAAACCATGTTCTCGGACCACCTCCTTCCTCGTGTGCGACGAGCCTACGTCGGCGACCCGGGGGGCTCAACGGGTTTCCGCCGCGCTCACGGCTGCAGTCGCACGACCTCCCACCGGCCGTCGACGCGGCGGTGGACCAGCCGGTCGTGCAGCCGGCCCGTGCGCCCCTGCCAGAACTCCACGACGTCGGGGCGCACGCGGAAGCCGCCCCAGTGCTCGGGCACCGGCACCTCGCCGGGGAAGCGGGCCGCCACCTCGTCGTACGCCGCCTCGAGCGCGGCGCGGTCGGCGACCGGCTGCGACTGCTCCGAGGCCCACGCCCCGAGCTGGGAGCTGCGGGGGCGGGAGGCGAAGTAGGCCGCGACCTCGTCGCGCGGCAGCGGCGAGGCGGTGCCCTCGACGCGCACCTGCCGCTCGAGGGGGTGCCACGGGAAGAGCAGGGAGCACGCCGGGTTGGCGGCGAGGTCGCTGCCCTTGCGCGAGCCCAGGTTGGTGAAGAAGCGGAAGCCGCGCTCGTCGACCCCCTTGAGGAGCACGGTGCGCACCGAGGGCCGCCCCGCGGCGTCGGCGGTGGCGACCACGACGGCGTTGGGCTCGTGGAGCCCCGCGGCGCGGGCGTCGTCGAACCACCGCGCGAAGGTGACGAGCGGGTCTCCGTCGAGGTCGGCCTCGTCGAGACCGCCACGGGCGTAGTCCTCGCGCAGGTTCGCCAGCTGCCGCGTCAGGTCGGGCGCCGAGTCGGGCGTCGGGCTGGGCGTCGGGTCGGGCGTCGGGTCGGGAGCCACACCGGGAGGGTAGGTCGCGCCCCCGGGGAGCGGGGTGCAGAATGCCCGGGGGCCCGCGCCGGGCCGCGCCCACCGGGCCGCGACTGCGCCGGCCGTCCACCCCTGGACCGACGAAGGAGTCGACGCATGACCGAGGTGCACCACGGACTGGAGGGCGTCGTCGCCTTCGAGACCCAGATCGCCGAGCCCGACAAGGAGGGCTCCGCGCTGCGCTACCGCGGCGTCGACATCGAGGACATCGTCGGCCGGGTCCCGTTCGAGAACGTCTGGGGCCTGCTGATCGACGGCGCCTACACCCCGGGCCTGCCGCCGGCCGAGGCCTACAACATCCCGGTGCACACCGGTGACGTGCGCGTCGACGTGCAGGCCGCGATCGCGATGCTCGCCCCCGCCTTCGGCTTCCGCCAGACCTACGACATCTCCGACGAGCAGGCTCGCGCCGACCTCTCCCGGGTCGCGGTGATGGTGCTGTCCTACGCCGCGCAGTCCGCCCGCGGCCTGCACCAGCCGGTCGTGCCGCAGAGCGAGGTCGACGCCGGCGCCACCCTGGCCGAGAAGTTCCTCATCCGCTGGAAGGGCGAGGCCGACCCCAAGCACGTGAAGGCGATCGACGCCTACTGGTCGTCCGCGGCCGAGCACGGCATGAACGCCTCCACCTTCACCGCCCGCGTCATCACCTCGACCGGCGCCGACGTGGCCGCCGCCTTCTCCGGCGCGATCGGCGCCATGAGCGGCCCGCTGCACGGCGGCGCCCCCTCCCGGGTGCTCGGCATGATCGAGGAGGTGGAGCGTCGCGACGGCGACGCCGCCTCCTACGTCAAGGAGCTGCTCGACAGCGGCGAGCGCCTCATGGGCTTCGGCCACCGCGTCTACCGCGCCGAGGACCCCCGCGCCCGCGTGCTGCGCCGCACGGCGCGCGAGCTCGACGCGCCGCGCTACGAGGTGGCCGAGGCACTCGAGAAGGCCGCGCTGGCCGAGCTGCGCGAGCGCCGCCCCGACCGGGTGCTCGAGACCAACGTGGAGTTCTGGGCCGCGATCGTCCTCGACTTCGCCGAGGTGCCCGCGCCGATGTTCACCTCGATGTTCACCTGCGCGCGCACCGGCGGCTGGTCGGCGCACATCCTCGAGCAGAAGCGCACCGGCCGCCTGATCCGCCCGTCGGCGGTCTACGCCGGCCCGCCGTCGCGCCCCGCCTCCGAGGTGGAGGGCTGGCAGGACGCCTGGGGCGAGGGCTGAGCCCGCCGGAGGCCCACCGGCTGCACCGCCCCGACGGCTCGTCGTGGGCGGTGACGCTGCACCGGGCGGCCGACCCCGACGCGGCGGTCGTGCTCATCGTGCCGGCGATGGGACTCGGCGCGCGGTGGTACCGCCCGCTCCTGGAGGCGCTCGCCGCGGCGGGGGTCCACGCGGCCGCCACCGAGACCCGCGGCCACGAGGAGGGCGCACCGCCGCCGGGGCGCCGGCACGACCACGGGTACGCCGACCTGGTCGCCGACCTCGACGCCGCCGCCCGGCTGCTCACCGACGAGGTGGGCGGGCCCCTCGTGCTGCTCGGGCACAGCCTGGGCGGGCAGGTGGCGAGCGCGCTGCTCGCCCAGCGACCCGACGCGGCCGCCGGGCTGGCCCTGGTCGCGAGCGGCTCGCCGTACTGGCGCGACTGGCGCCGCCGTCCCGACGACGCCGCGGGCTGGGGCGCGGTGCGGCTCCTCGCGCTCACGCAGGGAGCCGCCCTGCTGGCCCGGGTCCTGGGGCACTTCCCTGGCCACCGCTTCGGCTTCGCCGGGCGGGAGGCCCCGACCCAGACCCGCGACTGGGCGCGACTGGCCCGCACGGGGCGCCTGCGCTTCGCCGGGCTGGACGGGCGGGTGCGCGATCACACCGCCGCGCTGCGGGGGCTGCGCCTGCCGGTGCTCGCAGTGACGCTCGACGGCGACGACCTGACACCGCCGCGCAGCACCGACGGGCTGCTGCGCTGGTGGGCGGCAGCCGACGTGGAGCGCCACCACGTGTCGCCCGCGCCCGGCAGCGGGCTGAGCACCGACCACCTGCGGTGGGTGCGGACGCCCGCCGTGGTGGTGCCGGTCGTGGCGGCGTGGGTCTCGCGGGTGGCCGTCGGCCCGAGCCCTTGAAGACGGCTAGTACACTCGGCCGTCGAGGGGAGTACCTCACCAAGCAGCGTCCGGTCACCACGGCGGTCCCACGTCCGCCCCGGTCGCTCGCCCGCTCCGGCGGGTGAGGGAGACCTCGGACGCTTCCCCCTGTCCGAGGAGACACCTGTGCTCGACACCATCGGCACCCCCACGCTGTGGGCCGTCACGATCGGTGCGGTCATCGCACTGCTGGTGATGGACTTCCTGCTGACCCGCAAGCCCCACGAGGTCTCGATCAGGGAGGCCACCGGCTGGTCCGCCTTCTACATCGCGCTCCCGCTCGCCTTCGGCGCCTGGATCTGGAACGAGTACGGCACCGACCGCGGCGTCGAGTACCTCACCGGCTACCTCGTCGAGAAGTCGCTGAGCGTCGACAACCTCTTCGTCTTCATGCTCCTGCTCACCGCCTTCGTGGTGCCCAAGGAGCTGCAGCAGCGCGTGCTGCTCTACGGCATCGTCGGCGCGCTGGTGCTGCGCGGCATCTTCATCGCCCTGGGCGCCGCGGCGCTGTCGGCCTTCGACTGGGTCTTCCTCGTCTTCGGCCTGATCCTGGTCGCGACCGCCGTCAAGATCCTCCGCGACACCCTGTCGGGCCACGACCAGGAGGTCGACGTCGACTCGATGCGCTCGGTCCAGCTGGCCCGCCGCATCTTCCC
Proteins encoded:
- the pdxH gene encoding pyridoxamine 5'-phosphate oxidase, giving the protein MAPDPTPDPTPSPTPDSAPDLTRQLANLREDYARGGLDEADLDGDPLVTFARWFDDARAAGLHEPNAVVVATADAAGRPSVRTVLLKGVDERGFRFFTNLGSRKGSDLAANPACSLLFPWHPLERQVRVEGTASPLPRDEVAAYFASRPRSSQLGAWASEQSQPVADRAALEAAYDEVAARFPGEVPVPEHWGGFRVRPDVVEFWQGRTGRLHDRLVHRRVDGRWEVVRLQP
- a CDS encoding GAF domain-containing protein, with protein sequence MSAPPRPQPSAPDAAGALLDAVVAITSDLEVHRVLQRLVDSACTLVGARYGFLGVMTEEGRFGDFVTHGLSAWEASPIASLPQGLGILGLITEDPRPLRLTDIGGHERAHGFPVGHPAMRSFLGVPVKIRGEVFGNLYLTEKHDGGFTEDDETLVAALAHAAGYVLDNARAYERSERRQVWLEAAARATDLLQPRPGMVDVLPDVVRVARDAAGADLGTFVRPLAEGHELVGDRRDGVDAEALLRELRVEVERAEQQGAPVSTRDSGGQPVLLLPVPARLTRAGLLLLAWPADRRPPDDEEVERVRGFVDHVSLAMDRAQALAERQELMLVADRERIARDLHDVVIQRLFATGLQLQGVRRSAVVPEVRDRLSDAVADLDTTIRDIRSTIFELGHRRATSFREEVRGLVREYVPTLGFSPLVRTAGPVDTAVDGGADAGVGDHLLATLREALSNVARHARAEACVVEVVLEADRLTLSVTDNGVGMPVERQESGLRNARRRAADLGGDLQLLPEEPHGTRLEWSVPLGS
- a CDS encoding alpha/beta fold hydrolase — its product is MTLHRAADPDAAVVLIVPAMGLGARWYRPLLEALAAAGVHAAATETRGHEEGAPPPGRRHDHGYADLVADLDAAARLLTDEVGGPLVLLGHSLGGQVASALLAQRPDAAAGLALVASGSPYWRDWRRRPDDAAGWGAVRLLALTQGAALLARVLGHFPGHRFGFAGREAPTQTRDWARLARTGRLRFAGLDGRVRDHTAALRGLRLPVLAVTLDGDDLTPPRSTDGLLRWWAAADVERHHVSPAPGSGLSTDHLRWVRTPAVVVPVVAAWVSRVAVGPSP
- a CDS encoding TerC family protein yields the protein MLDTIGTPTLWAVTIGAVIALLVMDFLLTRKPHEVSIREATGWSAFYIALPLAFGAWIWNEYGTDRGVEYLTGYLVEKSLSVDNLFVFMLLLTAFVVPKELQQRVLLYGIVGALVLRGIFIALGAAALSAFDWVFLVFGLILVATAVKILRDTLSGHDQEVDVDSMRSVQLARRIFPVTPDYEGPKLFSKVDGKRAITPLFLVVLAVFITDIVFAVDSVPAVYGITGDPYLVFATNAFALLGLRALYFVLEAALSKLIYLGYGLAAILAFIGVKLALHWGHTVSPDVPEIPTVASLLVVLGILTVTVVASLVATRGKVADIERPEPGTSDAEAYVDYDEVGHRD
- a CDS encoding citrate synthase 2, whose protein sequence is MTEVHHGLEGVVAFETQIAEPDKEGSALRYRGVDIEDIVGRVPFENVWGLLIDGAYTPGLPPAEAYNIPVHTGDVRVDVQAAIAMLAPAFGFRQTYDISDEQARADLSRVAVMVLSYAAQSARGLHQPVVPQSEVDAGATLAEKFLIRWKGEADPKHVKAIDAYWSSAAEHGMNASTFTARVITSTGADVAAAFSGAIGAMSGPLHGGAPSRVLGMIEEVERRDGDAASYVKELLDSGERLMGFGHRVYRAEDPRARVLRRTARELDAPRYEVAEALEKAALAELRERRPDRVLETNVEFWAAIVLDFAEVPAPMFTSMFTCARTGGWSAHILEQKRTGRLIRPSAVYAGPPSRPASEVEGWQDAWGEG